A genomic stretch from Microbacterium luteolum includes:
- a CDS encoding SatD family protein — MVIAVLADIVGSRKLDDRTAAQQVLDETIAQVEADLPLAAQSLTPTVGDEQQGVYRDLGDALVSLLMIQLRLPDGIGFRFGVGVGEVSAVESVHGELADGPGWYAARAAIDIVHAREGRAIPRARTWIVGAPGQDEVMDSTIAASNAYLLVRDELVGAMSERERRLTYGRLIGRSQHELADEEGISQPSVSKSLRSAGAAAVLEGVAVLRGGSA, encoded by the coding sequence ATGGTCATCGCCGTACTCGCCGACATCGTGGGCTCTCGTAAGCTCGACGATCGCACCGCCGCGCAACAGGTGCTGGACGAGACCATCGCGCAGGTCGAAGCTGACCTCCCGCTGGCCGCTCAGTCGCTCACGCCTACGGTGGGGGATGAGCAGCAGGGCGTCTATCGAGACCTCGGCGACGCTCTGGTCTCCCTCCTCATGATCCAGCTGCGGCTGCCCGACGGGATCGGCTTCCGGTTCGGCGTCGGCGTGGGGGAGGTATCCGCGGTCGAATCCGTGCACGGCGAACTCGCCGACGGCCCGGGGTGGTACGCGGCGCGGGCGGCGATCGACATCGTGCACGCCCGCGAAGGGCGCGCCATACCGCGAGCGCGTACCTGGATTGTCGGAGCCCCGGGGCAGGATGAGGTCATGGACAGCACGATCGCGGCGTCGAACGCCTACCTCCTCGTGCGTGACGAGCTGGTCGGCGCGATGAGCGAGCGCGAGCGCCGTCTGACCTACGGCCGCCTGATCGGGCGGTCGCAGCACGAGCTCGCCGACGAGGAGGGCATCTCCCAGCCGAGCGTCTCGAAGTCGCTGCGCAGCGCAGGGGCCGCGGCGGTCCTCGAAGGAGTAGCCGTCCTGCGAGGAGGATCCGCATGA